DNA from Shewanella sp. SNU WT4:
GCATGGCGCTGCGCAGGGACTCGTTTGGAATGGTGACTGTGATGACGGTTCGGGTGGGTCGCTGCCATTGTGGGCTACTGCTATTGATGGTGCTGACCGCGAATGTCCAGTCGTGATTTTGGATTTGCCTATCCACCAATCCGGCATTGATTAGCGTGTTGATGGTGAGCGGTTGTTGCAGTGTTAAGCACCGCGTTCTCATGATTTCTTTTCCGTACCAAATCTCGCTGGCTTGCGTGACTTGGGCGACCCCATTTTTTAAGGATTGCGCCTTAACGGTGTATTTAAACGTGTCGTAGGTGGCGGGAAGTAACAGGAGAAGCAATGCAGTCGCAAAACCAAACGTAATAAGCAAATCCAGCGTGGATGCACCACGCTGGCTTGATTTCATGGTAATCCTTAGAAGGTCATGGTTAAGGTGGTGCCTGATGCTTGCAGTGTGGCGCAACCCGTTGCGCTCTGGCAGTTACCGCGAGTAATAGGCGCCATGGTGTCGGCCACTTCCGCCATAGAGTCTGGGTTGTTAGGCAGTGTGGCAACGATATCAAACAATCCTGGGTTGTTGTTGGCCTTCACCGTCCAGTTACCGCCGAACGGGTTGGTCGCAAGGCCATTATTGGTCTTGCCGCAAATCGTACCGCCTTTGGTTAAGATGTTTTGATTGCAGATTTCAGTCAGAGTCACGCCGGTGTAATTGGAACGCGCTTTTTTCCAACGATGGACAGCACTTTGGATGGTTGAGGCGTCGCGCTGGAAGTTTGAGATGGCATAGGCATCTTGCACCTTCGGCACAATCATGACGGTCATCATGATGGCACCAATCATAAAGGCTGCGGCTATCATGACGTCCATGGTACTGGCGCCACATTGTTTATTGGTGAATACGTTCTTGGTGTTTTGCTTGCGTGAAACTTGAATTTGTAACTTTTTCATATATTTTGCTCATTATTAATGGTCTTTGTGCCTTGTGGCGCAAAGATAAGGGGTTGGTTAATGGAGATTGGTGGAGATTGATTGTTGAGACGAAATACTGGTTACAGGGTGATATTGGTGGCAACGCTTAGCACTAGATTGCCGATACCCGCTCCCATGAGCAATCCGATACTCGCCCCTGTAAGCTTGATGACATCCGTGCCAACGCTTTTTAACATGGCCAATTCATCGGTGATGATGGCATGATGTATGTCAGCGCTTCGCAGCAAAATTGTGGAGCTATTACCTATCTGCCCCAGCAGTTTTAGTGTTGACTGCTCGCTTGGGCTAAGTAATCCCGTATCTAAGATATCACCCAGGTTAATGCGTCCTTCGTGAACATGGTTAATCATTCGATTGATGTGCCAAGTCAAGTAAGGGGAGGCATGTTGTTTAATGCTAAGCAGTGAGTCGAGTAACCCATAGTGGGCGGCAGTTAAATTGCCCAGGGAATGCAGCAATGACGTGGTTTGAATCAGGCGGTATTGGCGATAAATCGGCAGGGAGTCTACGCGTTGACGCCAGGCACCTCTCAGTACTGGTAACGAGATAGACACCCCAATCAATAGCGCTGTGGCCATTACTCCGAGCGTTGATCCCCATTGTTGCCAGAACATGCCAAAGTCATACGCATAAACCGTCACACTATCCCAACGGTTCATTGGCACCATGGCGTTAAACTGTGTAAACAAGCTGCCAGCTAATCCTGCGGATGCCGCCAGAATGAAGCTCACACCTATCACGGGTTTGGCCAGTGATTTAGCGAGTTCACTGGTCGAAGCTGTGCGGGTTCTCAGCGTCAGAAGTGCGTTATTCAATCCGCCGGCTAAGTCACCCGCTTTCTCCCCCGCAATCAGTGCTTGCCAGGATAAACGGTCTATCCAAGGCTTGAGCCCCGCGGCAAAGCCATTGCCGCTATCAATGCCTGTCAGCAGGTCGGCGGCGATACGTTGCTCTATTGCGCTGCCGTAGGTGGCAATTTGCGCCGCAATGTCTCGCTGCTTGAGTCCCGCAGTCGTTAACCGATAGATGTTGTCGAGCAGCTTGAGTTGTTTCTTATCGTTAAATTTCCAGCTCACAAAGGACTCCTTACATGGTAAAGGTGGCGTAAATGTCCGTGGATGATTGGGCAATAAGCTGATTCACTTTGCCTGCCGCCGTGATTAAGTCCACGTCACCCTGTTTAATTTTGCTAAGCACATGGTCACGCACCGTCTTGTAGCCTTTTTCCTGCAAATGCAGTTGCCAGTTGAGGTAGTCCTTGTTGAGAATGAAGTGGCGGTCGTTATCATCAAGAACAATCATTTCCAGCAAGGCTGTACGGCCTTTTTCGCCCTGGTTGCAGTGCTCGCAGCCATCAGGATTACGCCAGCGCACATGCTCACGCGCTGTTTCGCCCATGAGTTCATCCAGCGCAGCGCTGGCATCGAGCCAGCTATTACCAAGCTCATTGGTATCATAAGCCCCTATTGCTTCGTCATCAGTGAGCTTGCAGTGTGGGCACAAGGTTCTTACCAGGGTTTGATAGGCCCAAATGCCCATCAAACCTGGCGCCGAAACGACTGATGCGGGCACATTTAATTGCTCAGATAGCGTGTGCGCGATACCCGTGGCGCTTGAGGTGTGCAAGGTGGTGAAAATTAGCTGCCCAGTTTCCCCCTTTCTTGTAACTTCCATGGCGCCGGCGTGGTCGCGTACTTCACCGTGCATTTCCACTTCAACGTCATGGCGAAGCAGCACTTTGGAGTAGAGCGCAAACCCTTGCTCACCGTGCTTGTCGCCGCTCACCGTTGTTTGTGGAATGCCTAAGTTAAACTCTGGCGGGTCTTCCAGTGTTTGCACTGAGCGCTCTTTGGCTATTTCACTCAAAATGGAGGCAATAGCAGTGGTTTTGCCGCTACCGGTTTTGCCGGCCAAAATGCACACGCCAGAGGGGCTTTTCATGAATTGCCGCAGCGCGGCAATATGGCCATCCGTCCAGCCTAGTGTTTCTAGTCTGGGAATGTATTGTTGACCATTTAGCCAGCGCAGAGTGATTTTGCCGCCACCTTTGGTGGGAATGTAGCTGGCTCGCCACAAGGTTAGGCGCGGCCTTTTTGATTGGCCATCATCACTAGGGCACAGCAATAATTGCTCAAGTTGGCCATTGTTGGATTTACTTGCCACATAGTCGTCATCTTTTGATGTTGCTTTTGATGTAAATATGTAGGCAAATAATTGCTCACCATGACTATGGTCTGGCATGGTTTCCGCCAGTTGAACCCGGCGTCCATCAACGCGGGCGTAGAACTGCACTTCATGCTCATAGAGCTCAATGTGAATATCTGAGCTGCCCCAGTCTACTGCGGTTTGCTGTAACCGTTTAAAGCGCTCACCAATATCTGATAGCACCTCTTCAATGGCGTCAGCATGTTGCTGCAAGCCCGCCGCCTCTGAAAACGCCGCATCAATGTGCGTTTGGTCAACGAGGCGCACCGGCAAATACTGACCAAAGAAGCGCCCGCCATTAAGCTGCTCTGATTGCTGAATGTAATCGCGGATTTTGTTTAGATTACTGGCATGGTAGTCACTGACAATGATTTCACCATTACCCAGTGCCAGCACCTTGCGCTCTTCAAAGTACCAAGTGCGCAATTGTGGGTCGATAATAACGTGGTGTTCCTCCATGTTGTTTACCCCTGGTATTTGCGAGTCACGTTGCCACGATAAGAGAAATCAACGTATTGCGACGTCATTCCCACGACACGAATATCACC
Protein-coding regions in this window:
- a CDS encoding type II secretion system F family protein, coding for MSWKFNDKKQLKLLDNIYRLTTAGLKQRDIAAQIATYGSAIEQRIAADLLTGIDSGNGFAAGLKPWIDRLSWQALIAGEKAGDLAGGLNNALLTLRTRTASTSELAKSLAKPVIGVSFILAASAGLAGSLFTQFNAMVPMNRWDSVTVYAYDFGMFWQQWGSTLGVMATALLIGVSISLPVLRGAWRQRVDSLPIYRQYRLIQTTSLLHSLGNLTAAHYGLLDSLLSIKQHASPYLTWHINRMINHVHEGRINLGDILDTGLLSPSEQSTLKLLGQIGNSSTILLRSADIHHAIITDELAMLKSVGTDVIKLTGASIGLLMGAGIGNLVLSVATNITL
- a CDS encoding ATPase, T2SS/T4P/T4SS family; the encoded protein is MEEHHVIIDPQLRTWYFEERKVLALGNGEIIVSDYHASNLNKIRDYIQQSEQLNGGRFFGQYLPVRLVDQTHIDAAFSEAAGLQQHADAIEEVLSDIGERFKRLQQTAVDWGSSDIHIELYEHEVQFYARVDGRRVQLAETMPDHSHGEQLFAYIFTSKATSKDDDYVASKSNNGQLEQLLLCPSDDGQSKRPRLTLWRASYIPTKGGGKITLRWLNGQQYIPRLETLGWTDGHIAALRQFMKSPSGVCILAGKTGSGKTTAIASILSEIAKERSVQTLEDPPEFNLGIPQTTVSGDKHGEQGFALYSKVLLRHDVEVEMHGEVRDHAGAMEVTRKGETGQLIFTTLHTSSATGIAHTLSEQLNVPASVVSAPGLMGIWAYQTLVRTLCPHCKLTDDEAIGAYDTNELGNSWLDASAALDELMGETAREHVRWRNPDGCEHCNQGEKGRTALLEMIVLDDNDRHFILNKDYLNWQLHLQEKGYKTVRDHVLSKIKQGDVDLITAAGKVNQLIAQSSTDIYATFTM